The window TTACTTCTTAGGTTATTTAGCATCTAATCCAAGATTTGGATCATTGCCCAAAGTTGCACGTAAGttatagaagttaaaaaaacaaaccctgaaaagattctttttttttttttttttaaacaagatgtttatagcaactgGAGATATGAATGTCAGGTTAACAAACTGCCTGCGTTGACTCTCTGAAAAATCAGTCTGTTTCTTGTCGCTTTGAAGTTCTTAGTTCATTCAACACTTTCTGATATAAGACTGAGCAGTAGGGACTCCACCTTAGGCCTCGTTAAAGCCTGGACTCAGAGGCATGGGCACAACATACAAGAGGAGACCAAGCAGAGCCTCTGGATGATAGAGCCATTAGGGCCTGTCATTCTCTTCTTTTGGCTAGTTAGCTGggttttttctaaatattttctttttttttttaattttttaatgtttatttatttttgagagagagaaacagagcatgagtgggggaggggcagagagagagggagacacaaatcccaagtgggctccaggctctgggctgtcaaactcgcaaaccgcgagatcatgactgagccacccaggcacccccaggataTTTTCTATAATGGACCTaccaaatgaataatttttaaaaatcagagacttTCTAGTAATACGTTTCCCACAAACTTGGGGTTTCATCTTCTTCCACTCATACACAGACCCGTTATGTACAAAGAGGACGTGTTGCAGTTCAGGGTCTGAAACCTCATTCCCAGCAAGAAGAGCAGGTTGGACATTTCTCCCATAGGAGATCCCCTCTGCCTCGTGAGCTCTCTTCCCTGTAGGCAAGATGGAGTGCCGCTGCCCCTTCTGTAACCCATCAAGGGAATTAAGGGCCTTTCGTGCCCCCGTGCCCCATGATTTGGAATCCACCTATGGCCACCACCCAaagcccacccctccctgccctggggcctCAGGCATTTGTTTGCCACCTGGGCCTCCCACTGGCTGCCTGCCTCCTTTGCTGGCTCTATCCTGGCCCTTCCACCACCAGCTCAAAACTGAGGAGCTCAGAAAGCCTCCATTTCCCAATCCTGCTCTTTAACAGGGAGACTCATTCTCAGAGGTTTTGTTCGTTGATTTACCACGGTACTTTTCATGTAAGAATTACTACTGTTATGTAGAAAGTTCTAGAAGATAATTAATAGAGGCGATGCTGAgcttttaaattatctttcctcACCTGCTTTTACAGTTGCGGGTATCTTGGGATTTGCCCTTGGAAAGGCATCATACATACGAGTGTGCCAGAGTAAATTCCATTCCGTCGAAGATCAGCTCCGTGGGGCTGGTTTTGGTCCAGGGCATAACAGGtttgtaactatttaaaaatttttattaagttcttaaattttaattccagagtAATTAATgcacagtgttctattagtttcaggggtacaatacagtgattcaacagctcCATGTATtagccagtgctcatcatgtcaagtgtactcttaatccccttcacctgcttcccccagcccccccacccagctcccccctggtaaccatcagactgttctctatagttaagagtctgtttcttaatttgtctctctctctctctctctctctttctcttaatttgttcccatttgctcacttgttttgtttctaaaattccacatatgaatgaaatcatatggcatttgtctttctgacttatttcacttagcataatactctctagatccatccatgtcattgcaacaGGTTTGTAATCTTTTTGGCTGAgggactgtttttatttattcatttatttattatttttattggagaaaatagaagagagcAAGCACGCGTGCGCTcaagcagtggagaggggcagagagagagaaagagagaatctcaagcaggctccatgcttagcatggaacccaacgcggggcttgatcccacgactgtggggctcaaactcaacaaccaggaaatcatgacctgaggcaaaatcaagagtcagatgtttaaccgactgagccacccagacacccctttgaCTGAGGGATTGTAATGAAGataattataaaaagttaaataaggcCTTTTCACCACTGACAATAttagacaatttttaaaacatctctatgttgaaaaaaacctctttaactCTCAATTTTTGAGCTGTTGCTATTCAATAATAATTACCTGTTTCATTTGCTCaacattgagcacttactgtgttcGAGACATCGTGCAGGTCTCTAATGAATACCTTCATCAGCAGACATGGCTTCTACGATCACGGGGTCACACCGGATTTGAACAGGTTTCTTTACGGCGGGACTTCTCAGAACCCTTCTAGGTTGGCATGTATTGCGATTCTCATTCAGAGGTGTCAGCCGCAGGACTCTGGAGTTAAGGACATTACCCCAGTGGTTAGAGTACCCAGGTGAAAACCAGTTCTACCGCTTACaaagctgtgtaaccttggacaagtgTCTTACCCTCTCTgattttcagtttcctcctctgtagaaAATGGTGATCAGAATTGTTTTCGTGGCATGTTACAAGGAATAGGAGTGATTATTTATGACAGTGAGGGCCCAGTAAATAGTACTTATTTCTATGATAGTATTGATAGGTTTGGTGTTAGGAACACATTTCTTTCAAGACCTTCACTTGTCACAGTGGGTTCTATTTGAAAGGCAGCATGAAACCTGTGAAAACAACATCAGACGTGAAGATCATTATTGACCTTTGTGGGGGGGATGACAttcggcggggggtgggggggggggtctcaaaccaagaaacaactcctgtttttcctttaaatattagaacttgtgaggggcacctgggtggctcagtcagttaagcatccaactcttttttggctcaagtcatgatcccagggtcataggatcgagccccatgtcaggctccatgctgagcacggaacctgcttaagattctccctctctgccccacttttgcacgcacactctctctctctcaaaataaattaaaaaaaaaaaattaggctagTGAACTTCCACATAGAAGACGCCTCTCAGTCACGCTGTGTTAAGACTAGATAGACCAACCAGTGACAAAGCATAGACTTCTGTTTTTGCTTCCATTCTAGGCACTGCCTGCTTACCTGTGAGGAGTGCAAAATCAAGCACGGATTACACGAGAAGGGAAGCTCTCAGCCTTCAGCTTCTTAAACTTGTCTCTATGGCTTTGGAAGTTCCTTAAACCTCTCTCTGAATTTGTACACATTTAGAATTTCAAGTGTACTTTAAAATAACATATGTATAGTGGAACAGAAACATTGTGCTTCTCTCTTTTTGACATGCTTTCTGGGGAAGATCCTCAATTGAAGTGAGCAGTATATGTTTGTCTGCGATTTGAGAACTTGTCGGGGGCATTCacacaccaaaaaagaaattacattgcATTCCTTAACTTGCTTACAGCTGAGTAAAAGCGCTTCAAGTCTTCGCTGATTTGGGCCATCCATTCTTTCACTCTGCTTTTGTCCAGGGTTTTAAGATCGCGGATACAGGATGGGAGTGAATATTCAGGAACTTGGGAAGCCATGCCCCAAAGAAAACCAATGTGTATAGAGGTAGAAACACGGGACAAGAAAGACTGTGTCTTATAGGTTTGAGAAGTGCTTTCTAAAATATAGGAACCAAGATGTTTAAgttgataaaaaatatttcccttgaaagagtcagaatttgaacccactGCCCTTTCAGTGACATAGATGACTTTGTGCCTCATTGGTGTGGTGAAGTTTTGGAAGAACCCATCATCTTTAGGTTACTTGTTTAGCATGCTCATGGTCAGCACTAAAGAACTGGGTTCTTAAACTTGACTTTCCAAactgcccctccttctcccaaGGAACAATTTGTTTATGGGAACGATCACTTGAAGAATTAATTCACGGAATGACAAACTTTTGGGGCTATAAGGAGCTCAGAAGCAGCCAATCCAACCCCAGGAGTTGGATTCCTATTCTCCTACCAGGTTTTCTGCAtgaaaaaaccaaccaaccaaccagccagCTAACCTCTTCCACTGGAGACCTTGCATTTTATGGCAAGTTGTCTGAGACcttcataaacatttaatttgCATCTTCGCATTTTCTCAGGAAAATGCTTTATGTATGTGTCGCCATTTATTtactggtttgtgtgtgtgtgcgtgcacacttGTGCATATGTGTACCTGTTTGTATTAATACATCTTGAAACCatgtataaaaaggaaaatctcatCAGAAGTTAATAATTGATCtgaaatatctcattttaaatatcaaaaatatttgggaaattttctttttacatgaaCCTTAAGTGTATGACatggagggttttgtttttttttaagttcatttatttttgagagagagacagagtacaagtgttgggaggggcagagagagtgagagagacagagaatcagcacagaggctgacgtgggacttgatctcacgaagcttgagatcatgacctgagctgaaatcaacaattggacgcttacccgactgaaccacccaggcgtacCTGAAATGGTGTGGTTTTGACTTCATCTCCTTCATAGTATGTATCCTGGTCTTTCAGTTGATAAAGTTCTATTTCTGTAAATCAGAAGCCAACAATCCTAGCTTCGTGGATGCAGTTGAACTCCTGACTCTGGCAACGAACTAGTGGTGACTCTGTTCTCTGGGTGATTGGCAACAATTCAGAATTAGGCACATTTATTTCCTACAAGCCAGAAAATGATTTCCCAGGGATCAGAACATCTTCAGATTGCCAAGCACAGCAAGTCAGTGTTGAAATCAGTCTTGGGGTACTGGGAAAAGTTGAATCTATTGTTGAAAAGGCCCATTGTTTTTATAGCTGACGTCTTCATATTTTCTCCTGAGTCAAATTGGATTTATTGTTTGGGCTCTCTGCTTTTCCTAAGCAGGTAAGTTATTCATTGAAACAGTTCATCACAGTGATCTTTCCTTTCACGGGGTGAaaggaaatcaataaagaaaaaactggaagGTCATCCAAGAAATCTCAAATATTTTGCTGCTTTCTCTATTGCGTATATTAGGAAGCATGGATCGTGGGGAGAATGTTTCTTGCAGGAAGATGTGTCAAAAGAGTAGCATTTGTCTTGCAGCATTTAGAGATTACCCACACTCGTCACCAAGCTGGTCATAAGCTTATGAAAGCATtgccttcatgataaaaacagacaaaaaagatgTACTGTAtataatgcttatatattttaaaaattctcacttaaggggctcagtcagttaaacatctgactttggctcaggtaatgacctcatggttcatgagtttgagccctgcatctgctctctgctgtcagtgctgagcccaccttggatcttctctctctctctcactgtcactctctgcccctcacctgttcatgtgagcgtgtgcgtgcacatgcacactctctctctctctctcaaaaataaacattaaaaatatgtctcaCTTAAGCAAAGATATTCTCTTCCCTTGCTGTCAGAATAAATGACTTATCTATTGTCTGTTAATGTCATGAAAGTAATAACAGTTATCTTGAATGACTTGATTAAGCAATGAAAAGGTCATACAGATCATTTTCTTGATGTTCAACTAATGCAATCTGGTAATCAACAAAACTTTTCCACGTTAGAGCTCAACTATAGAATTTGATTTCATAGACATTTGAGGTttgcacaggggcacctgcgtgactcagtgggttgagcgcctgactcttgatttcggctcagatcatgatctcatggtcatgagatcgagccctgcctcaagattctctgtccctctccctcaaccccttccctgctccctctctctctctctctctctcactctctcaaaagacaaaacaaaacaaaaccaaagtttgCAGAGATTTCAGTGATTAACCCAGAGGCagcaaagtccaggaccagataatCGAGTGAAGCTGAACTAGTGTAGTGGCATGTTAAACCCAGTCTTTTTCcacaacacacacaaatatgtggGCCCACTGTTGCCACATCTTCCagcttttcaaaacaaataacaCAGGTTTTTATGTGAGGATTCTGGTTCTTATATGTTCATTCTTTCATATATTCAATTACTGAGCACCCAGTCTGTGCCTAGGCACAGTCCTAGATCCTGGAAATGCAACAGTGAACACAACTGACAGAATTCTGTCTTTCTGGagcttgtattctttttttttaaattttttggggtgcctgggtggctcagccggttgagcatccgacttcagctcaggtcatgatctcatggtctgtgagttcgagccccgcatcgggctctgtgctgatggctcagagcctggagcctgcttcgaattctgtgtccctctctcgctctgctcctccccggcttatgctctgtctctctctctctctcaagaataaataaaacattgaaaaaaatttttaaaaatctttacttattcttgagagagagacagagtgagagcaggggaggggcagagagagagggacccagagaatctgaagcaggttccaggctccgggctgtcagcacagagcctgatgcacgcggctcgaactcacaaaacgtgagttcatgacctgagtcgaagtcagacgcttaaactgactgagccacccaagtgccccaggagtTTCTATTTTTGCTAGTTTGCGGCGTGAAATCCAGTCCAAACACCCACCGCTGTGAGAATCCCCTCCACTCTCTGGGCAGGTGAGATTCCAGGACACACATATGTACTTCTTGGGGAAGGACACCTGCTGATCTACGGTGCTACGCTTTATACCTCCCAGCTGTGCAAAAGTGTTCAGAAAGGTCTTATGGGAGCCCAGGTTCGCCTCCCTCTCCCCTAGACGAAGCTCTTCCAGGATGAGAAGTATGTCTTCTTTTACTGATGTCTGAGTCTCCAGCCCCAACCCGAGTTCTTGGTCAGATATAGGGACTTCGTTTATGTTTGTCAGCCTACACCCGTGATGTCTCTGTGGCTACAAAATAGGATTCTTATTCTTCTTTCCCAGagtggcctt is drawn from Panthera leo isolate Ple1 chromosome B1, P.leo_Ple1_pat1.1, whole genome shotgun sequence and contains these coding sequences:
- the OCIAD2 gene encoding OCIA domain-containing protein 2 isoform X2, with the translated sequence MASVSTHGNQDKGPHLPPPSKQSLLFCPKSKLHIHRGEISKIIRECQEESFWKRALPFSLVSMLATQGLVHHGYLASNPRFGSLPKVALAGILGFALGKASYIRVCQSKFHSVEDQLRGAGFGPGHNRHCLLTCEECKIKHGLHEKGSSQPSAS
- the OCIAD2 gene encoding OCIA domain-containing protein 2 isoform X3, producing MLATQGLVHHGYLASNPRFGSLPKVALAGILGFALGKASYIRVCQSKFHSVEDQLRGAGFGPGHNRHCLLTCEECKIKHGLHEKGSSQPSAS